The DNA window GAACACGAGCACCTCGCTGGCCCGCCCGTCCGTTCCGGGAGCGCCGACCACCAGCTCGCTGCACCCGTCGCCGTCGAAGTCACCGGCGGCGACCGAGCCGCCGAAGCTCTCGTTCGGCGCGGGGGTGCCGGGGACGCCGGGGGTGTCCCTGGTCAGGTACTGCGCGCCCTTGCCGGACAGCCCCTTGGTGCCGCCGTACAGGATCTCGACCGCCCCGCCGCCGGAGTCCTCGACGCCGTCGACCGCGTCGTACGGAACGCCGATCGCGAGGTCGGCGTAGCCGTCGCAGTTGAAGTCCGTGCTCGCGGACCTACCGACCGCGCGGTCGGGATCCGGGGAGGCGAACGCCGACCCGGCGGGCAGCACGATGAGCACGCTCACCACCGCCAGGCACCAGCCGACCCCTCGCGTCCGCACCAACGCATGATTGCAGACAGTTGTTACACGGGGAATGGTCGTCGGGTCCGGGCGCCGAGGACGGTCACCGCGCGCCCTTCTCCAGCAGGTACGCGGCGGCGTCGGGTTGGTCGAAGTACCGGGCCCAGCCGAGCGGCGTCGCGTGGAACGCCGGATCCTCGGCAGTCAGGTCGGCACCGGCCTCCACCAGCAGCTTCAGCGTCTCCAACTCGCCGGAGCCGGCGGCGAGCTGGACTGCCGTACGACCGAGGGCGGAGCGGGCGTCGATGGCGAAGCCGAGCGCGAGCAGGGGCGGGACCGCGTCCCAGCGCTTGGCCGCGGCCGCCTCGGCGACCAGGCTGGGGCGTTCGGTGCGGACACGGTCCAGGTCGGCCGGGCGGTCGCCGTTCAGCAGGGCGGTGACCGAGGGGTCCTCGGACTGCTGACCGCGGTAGAGGTCGCGGACCACGCCGACCTCGGCGCCGTGGTGGATGAGCTCGTCGAGGATGTGCAGGGCGAACGTGTTGCCGCTGTCCTTGCCGTATCGGCCGGCGAGCTCGCCCATCGGGCGGTCGAGGTCGTCCTGGCTGAGCGCGGCGAGCCGGCGACGCCAGACGGCGTAGGCGTGGTCGAGCCCCTCGATGGCCGCGGCGGCGGTGGTGCGCGTCGTCGGCAGCCCGTCGTCCGGCAGGGGTTGGTGGCCGAACCACGTCGCGGTCCGTTCGGCCTGCAGGACGTCCATCAGGTGGTTCAGCCGCCACGAGATCGTGGTGAACGGCGGCGGGTCGGGCGGCAGTGCGTCCCCGTCCGCCTTACCGTCGCGGATGGACCAGCAACCCGGCATGGGCTCCCAGGAGAACTCCTCGTCGGTCAGGCCCTCCACGCGGGTACGGAGGCGCTCCCAGGCGAAGTCGGACAGTCCCAACAGGTCTTCTCTGAGTTCGGTCATGGGCTCAACGTTAGGACGCTCTGCGGACAGGATCGGTCCGCAGAGCGGGGACAATGGAGAACGTGGACACCGCCTCGCGCCTGCTCCGGCTGCTGACGCTGCTCCAGTCCCGCCCGCAATGGGACGGCGAGGAACTGGCCCACCGGCTGGAGGTCACCACGCGTACGGTCCGCCGCGACGTCACGAGGCTCCGTTCGCTCGGCTACCCGGTCTCCGCCGAGGCCGGGCTCGGCGGCGGCTACCGGCTCGGCCCAGGCGGGCGGCTGCCCCCGTTGCTGCTGGACGACGACGAGGCAGTGGCGATCGCCGTCGGGCTGCGGGTGGCGACGACCACGACGGTGTCGGGCGTCGAGGACGGTGCGATCGCGGCGCTGGCCAAGCTGCACCAGGTCCTGCCGGCGCGGCTGCGCGAACGGGTCACCGCGATCGGCGCGAGCATGGTCCAGCTGCCGCAGGGCGACCTGCCGCAGGTCGACGCCGACGTCCTCGTCACGCTCGCCGCCGGCTGCCGGCACACCGAAGGGCTGCGGTTCCGGTACCGCCGGCACAGTGGCGAGGAGTCGGAGCGGTCGGTGGAGCCGTTCCAGATCGTGCACACCGGCCGCCGCTGGTACCTGGTGGCGAGGGACCGTTCGCACGGCGAGTGGCGGACGTTCCGGATCGACCGGATCTCCGCACCGCAGCTGACCGGAATGCGGTACCGGCTCGAGGATCCCCCCGACGCGGTCGCGCTCGTCGCGGAGGGAACGGGCGTTACGCCGTGGGAGATCAAGGCGACGCTGCGCGTGCACGTACCCGCGGAGACGGCGCGCCGGCAGATCCCGCCGGGCCGCGGCGTGGTCGAGCCGATCGACGAGTCGACCTGCCTGGTCCGCATGGCGGCGAACGAGCTCGGCCCGCTCGTCGGGGCGGTCACGATGATTCCCTGGGAGTTCGAAGTCCTGTCACCGGACGTGCTCCGCGACGCGGTCCTCGACCTCGGCGCCCGCCTCACTCGCTCGGCAGTCGGCGGCATGCGGGCAAAAGAAAACCCGGCCCACGAGGAGCCGGGTGGTATACGTGAGGAACCCTAGCCGGTCTGGGGCTGGCCGGACAGGGACGAAACGTAAAGTTTTCAATGGATCGAAGTTTCACCATCCCTCGGGGAGGGAATAGGTAGCGGCTGGGTCCGGAAGCTGGTGGTCCCGAAAGTCGTGTGCGACCAACTGTCGCCAGAAATGTCTGCCGGCGCCTTCGCGTGCCAGACCGCGCAGCGCGCCGGCGAGATAGGTCGGGCTCGGGTTGACCAGGCCGACCGGAACGCGTTGACGCGCTTCCTGCAAGGGGAATCGTAGATCGCTGTCGTTGGAGATGACCAGGGCCGCATCGATCTTTCCGCCGAGCGCGTCGACGAGCAGGTGGCTCGCGACGTTGACGTCGGAGCCCTTCTCCTCGCGATAGGCGTACGACACCATGAACATCCCGCCGCTGATCCGCTTGTGCCCGTCGTGCACGACGACCGGCCAGTCCGAACGGACGAGCAACGGGCGGCCCTTGGCGTCCCGGGTGGCGAGCGGCGAGGTGCGTACGCGGGAGACGTAGTAGCCGTACTCGATGTGGTCGACGCTCCCGCTCGCGAGCAGGGCCTTGAGGTAGACGTCCTGGTCCTGCTGGCCCTTGGGGTTGCTCGCGCCGTCGATCACAGCCGTGCAGTAGACGACGCGCTCGACCTGCGCGTCCTCCCAGTTCCGCCGTTCGCCGATCAGGTCGCAGGCGAGCGCGCGTACGTCCAACCAACGCCAGCCGGAAGTACCCCGACCACAGGACTGCCGTGCTCCGTAGTAGAGGTTGAAGCCGTCGACGTACACACCTACGCGCATCTTGCGACACAGTAGTAACGGGTACCGACCAAGATCGACATGAACGTCCCAGGCCGGCCAGGTGAAGCACGCCCACCTAGTGGAAGAAGTGCCGCGTCCCGGTCAGGTAGAGCGTCACGCCGGCCGCCGCGGCCGCCGCGATGACCTCTTCGTCGCGGACCGAGCCACCGGGCTGGACGACCGCCTTCACGCCCGCGTCCAGCAGCACCTGCAGGCCGTCGGCGAACGGGAAGAACGCGTCCGACGCCGCGACCGAGCCGGCCGCCCGCTCCCCTGCCCGCGACACGGCGAGCCGCGCGGAGTCGACCCGGTTGACCTGGCCCATGCCGACGCCGACCGTCGCGCGACCTGAGGCGAGCAGGATCGCGTTCGACTTCACGGCCCGAACGGCCCGCCAGGCGAACGCGAGGTCCGCCAGGGTCGCGTCGTCCACCGCCGTGCCGGTCGCGAGCTTCCATTCGGCCGGGTCGTCGCCCGGGGCATCGATGCGGTCCTGACTCTGCATGAGCACGCCGCCCGAGATCTGGCGGAACTCCAACCCGTGCGGCGCCGGCTCCGGGCATCGCAGCAGCCGGATGTTCTTCTTCTTGGTCAGGATCTCCAACGCACCAGGCTCGAAGTCCGGCGCGCACACGACCTCGGTGAAGACGTCGGCGACCTGCGTCGCCATGTCGGTCGAGACCGGGCGGTTCGTCGCGATCACGCCGCCGAACGCCGACACCGGGTCGCACGCGTGCGCCTTGGCGTGCGCCTCCGCGACGGAGGCGCCCACCGCGATGCCGCACGGGTTGGCGTGCTTGATGATCGCCACGCACGGGTCGGTGAAGTCGTACGCCGCCCGCAGCGCCGCGTCGGTGTCGGCGTAGTTGTTGTACGACATCTCCTTGCCGTGCAGCTGTTCCGCCGTCGCCAGCCCCGGCCGCCAGTGCGTGTAGAGGGCGGCGCGCTGGTGCGGGTTCTCGCCGTACCGCAGCACCGCGCCGAGCGACCAGGTCGCGCCAGTGAACTCGGGGAAGCCGCTGTCGGACGGCGCGTACTGCGCGGAGAACCAGGCCGCCACGGCCACGTCGTACTCCGCGATCAGCGAGAACGCGTCCGCCGCGAGCCGCTTGCGCTGGTCGAACGTGAAGCCGCCCGCCTCGACCGCCGCCAGCACGTCAGCGTACCGCGACGGCGAGACGACGACCGAGACCGAGGCGTGGTTCTTCGCCGCGGAACGGACCATCGCCGGCCCGCCGATGTCGATCTGCTCGACGACCTCGTCCGGCCCGGCGCCGGAGGCGACGGTCTCGCGGAACGGATAGAGGTTGCTCACCAGCAGGTCGAACGGGGCGATGCCGAACTCGTCCAGCTGCTGCTGGTGCTCGGGCTTGCGCAGGTCGGCGAGCAGGCCGGCGTGCACGTTCGGGTGCAGCGTCTTCACGCGTCCGTCGAGGCACTCGGGGAAGCCGGTCACCTGCTCGATCCGCGTCACCGCGAGGCCGAAGCCCTCGATCGTCGCCGCGGTCGAGCCGGTCGAGACGAGCTCGACGCCGCCCGCGGCGAGGCCGCGGGCGAGGTCCTCGAGGCCGGTCTTGTCGTACACGCTGACCAACGCCCGGCGGATCGGGCGACGGCCGTCCTGAGTACTCAAGGGATGGTGACCTTTCTGCCGTTCACGGTGAAGCCTTCGCGGACCATCCGGCCCACGGTGTCGACGAGCAGCTGGCGTTCGGCCCGTTTGATCCGTTCGTGCAGGGCGTCGACGGTGTCGTCGTCCTCGACCGGAACGGCGGCCTGCGCCACGACTGGTCCGCTGTCGACGCCCTCGTCGACCACGAACAGCGTGACGCCGCTGAGCTTCACGCCGTACTCGATCGCGTCCCGCGGCCCGTGCATGCCAGGGAACGAGGGCAGCAGTGCGGGGTGGGTGTTGACGAACCGGCCGCCGTACAGCTCGAGGAACGCCTTGCCCGCGAGCTTCATGAACCCGGCCGACACGACGAGCTCCGGCTCGTACTCCGCGACCTTGGCCGCGAGCGCGGCGTCCCAG is part of the Tenggerimyces flavus genome and encodes:
- a CDS encoding DinB family protein, which translates into the protein MTELREDLLGLSDFAWERLRTRVEGLTDEEFSWEPMPGCWSIRDGKADGDALPPDPPPFTTISWRLNHLMDVLQAERTATWFGHQPLPDDGLPTTRTTAAAAIEGLDHAYAVWRRRLAALSQDDLDRPMGELAGRYGKDSGNTFALHILDELIHHGAEVGVVRDLYRGQQSEDPSVTALLNGDRPADLDRVRTERPSLVAEAAAAKRWDAVPPLLALGFAIDARSALGRTAVQLAAGSGELETLKLLVEAGADLTAEDPAFHATPLGWARYFDQPDAAAYLLEKGAR
- a CDS encoding helix-turn-helix transcriptional regulator, whose translation is MDTASRLLRLLTLLQSRPQWDGEELAHRLEVTTRTVRRDVTRLRSLGYPVSAEAGLGGGYRLGPGGRLPPLLLDDDEAVAIAVGLRVATTTTVSGVEDGAIAALAKLHQVLPARLRERVTAIGASMVQLPQGDLPQVDADVLVTLAAGCRHTEGLRFRYRRHSGEESERSVEPFQIVHTGRRWYLVARDRSHGEWRTFRIDRISAPQLTGMRYRLEDPPDAVALVAEGTGVTPWEIKATLRVHVPAETARRQIPPGRGVVEPIDESTCLVRMAANELGPLVGAVTMIPWEFEVLSPDVLRDAVLDLGARLTRSAVGGMRAKENPAHEEPGGIREEP
- a CDS encoding NYN domain-containing protein; the protein is MRVGVYVDGFNLYYGARQSCGRGTSGWRWLDVRALACDLIGERRNWEDAQVERVVYCTAVIDGASNPKGQQDQDVYLKALLASGSVDHIEYGYYVSRVRTSPLATRDAKGRPLLVRSDWPVVVHDGHKRISGGMFMVSYAYREEKGSDVNVASHLLVDALGGKIDAALVISNDSDLRFPLQEARQRVPVGLVNPSPTYLAGALRGLAREGAGRHFWRQLVAHDFRDHQLPDPAATYSLPEGW
- the purH gene encoding bifunctional phosphoribosylaminoimidazolecarboxamide formyltransferase/IMP cyclohydrolase translates to MSTQDGRRPIRRALVSVYDKTGLEDLARGLAAGGVELVSTGSTAATIEGFGLAVTRIEQVTGFPECLDGRVKTLHPNVHAGLLADLRKPEHQQQLDEFGIAPFDLLVSNLYPFRETVASGAGPDEVVEQIDIGGPAMVRSAAKNHASVSVVVSPSRYADVLAAVEAGGFTFDQRKRLAADAFSLIAEYDVAVAAWFSAQYAPSDSGFPEFTGATWSLGAVLRYGENPHQRAALYTHWRPGLATAEQLHGKEMSYNNYADTDAALRAAYDFTDPCVAIIKHANPCGIAVGASVAEAHAKAHACDPVSAFGGVIATNRPVSTDMATQVADVFTEVVCAPDFEPGALEILTKKKNIRLLRCPEPAPHGLEFRQISGGVLMQSQDRIDAPGDDPAEWKLATGTAVDDATLADLAFAWRAVRAVKSNAILLASGRATVGVGMGQVNRVDSARLAVSRAGERAAGSVAASDAFFPFADGLQVLLDAGVKAVVQPGGSVRDEEVIAAAAAAGVTLYLTGTRHFFH
- the purN gene encoding phosphoribosylglycinamide formyltransferase, which translates into the protein MSARLVVLVSGSGTNLQALLDATGDASYGARIVAVGADRTDIEGLRRAERAGIPTFVVRVKDYETRDDWDAALAAKVAEYEPELVVSAGFMKLAGKAFLELYGGRFVNTHPALLPSFPGMHGPRDAIEYGVKLSGVTLFVVDEGVDSGPVVAQAAVPVEDDDTVDALHERIKRAERQLLVDTVGRMVREGFTVNGRKVTIP